One segment of Hippopotamus amphibius kiboko isolate mHipAmp2 chromosome 2, mHipAmp2.hap2, whole genome shotgun sequence DNA contains the following:
- the LOC130846298 gene encoding olfactory receptor 4N5: MERENSTVVTEFILLGLTQSQDAQLLVFVLVLIFYLIILPSNFLIILTIRSDPGLTAPLYFFLGNLAFLDASYSFIVAPRMLVDFLSDKKVISYRGCITQLFFLHFLGAGEMFLLVVMAFDRYIAICHPLHYSTVMNPRVCYALLLALWLGGFTHSIVQVALIIHLPFCGPNRLDNFFCDVPQVIKLACTDTFVVELLMVSNSGLLTLLCFLGLLASYAVILCHVKGNSSERKSKALSTCTTHIIIVFLMFGPAIFIYTRPFRAFPADKVVSLFHTVIFPLMNPVIYTLRNQEVKASVRRLLSRHMVC; this comes from the coding sequence ATGGAGAGGGAGAACAGCACAGTAGTGACAGAATTCATCCTACTTGGTCTGACCCAATCTCAAGATGCTCAACTCCTGGTCTTTGTGCTAGTCTTAATTTTCTACCTTATCATCCTCCCAAGCAATTTCctcatcatcctcaccatcaggTCAGACCCTGGCCTCACGGCCCCCCTCTACTTCTTTCTGGGCAACTTGGCCTTCCTGGATGCATCCTACTCCTTCATTGTGGCTCCCAGGATGCTGGTGGACTTCCTCTCTGACAAGAAGGTGATCTCCTATAGAGGCTGCATCACTCAGCTCTTTTTCTTGCACTTCCTTGGAGCAGGGGAGATGTTCCTTCTTGTTGTGATGGCCTTTGACCGCTACATTGCCATCTGTCATCCTTTACACTATTCAACTGTCATGAACCCTAGAGTCTGCTATGCCTTGTTGTTGGCTCTGTGGCTTGGTGGCTTTACTCATTCCATTGTACAAGTGGCCCTTATTATCCACTTGCCCTTCTGTGGTCCAAACCGACTGGACAACTTCTTCTGCGATGTGCCGCAGGTCATCAAGCTGGCCTGCACTGACACTTTCGTGGTGGAGCTCCTGATGGTCTCCAACAGTGGTCTGCTCACCCTGCTGTGCTTTTTGGGGCTTCTGGCCTCCTATGCAGTTATCCTTTGCCATGTAAAGGGGAACTCTTCTGAAAGGAAGAGCAAGGCTCTTTCCACATGCACCACACACATTATCATTGTGTTTCTCATGTTTGGACCCGCCATCTTCATCTACACCCGCCCCTTCAGAGCCTTCCCAGCTGACAAGgtggtttctctctttcacacTGTAATCTTTCCTTTGATGAACCCTGTGATTTATACCCTTCGCAACCAGGAAGTGAAAGCTTCCGTGAGGAGGTTATTGAGTCGGCATATGGTTTGCTGA
- the LOC130845654 gene encoding olfactory receptor 4K13-like — MDLLNNRSRVSEFVLLGLSTSQEIQIFFFAVFFLVYVAIIVGNLLIVISVILDNHLHSPMYFFLANLSFFDLCFSSAATPKVISDLLRKRKTISWWGCMTQMFFMHFFGGAEMSLLIAMAIDRYVAICKPLHYKTVMSPKALIVFLLLSWAIGLIHTTSQMVFTVGLPFCGPNVVDSFFCDLPLVMKLACTDTYVLELLVVVNSGLLSLVCFILLLPSYAVMLVTIWHHSSSASSKALSTVSAHITVVILFFGPAIFIYAFPFNSYSVAKFLSVFYSIITPLLNPIVYTLRNQEMKAAIKRLSSQHVGSWLTH; from the coding sequence atggATCTCCTGAATAATAGATCAAGGGTTTCTGAGTTCGTTTTGCTGGGACTTTCTACTTCTCAAGAAATTCAAATATTCTTCTTTGCAGTCTTCTTTCTTGTCTATGTCGCCATCATAGTAGGAAACCTCCTCATTGTGATCTCTGTGATACTTGATAACCATCTTCACTCccccatgtatttctttctggcaaatttatcattttttgatTTATGCTTTTCTTCTGCTGCAACTCCCAAAGTGATTTCAGACTTGCTTAGAAAACGCAAGACTATCTCTTGGTGGGGCTGCATGACCCAGATGTTTTTCATGCACTTCTTTGGGGGCGCAGAGATGTCTCTTCTGATAGCTATGGCCATCGACAGGTATGTCGCCATATGCAAGCCCTTGCACTACAAGACCGTCATGAGTCCCAAGGCGCTCATTGTGTTTCTGCTGCTCTCGTGGGCAATTGGGCTCATCCATACCACAAGCCAGATGGTTTTCACAGTGGGTTTGCCTTTCTGTGGTCCCAATGTTGTGGACAGCTTTTTCTGCGACCTCCCCCTGGTCATGAAGCTTGCCTGCACTGATACCTACGTGCTGGAGCTCCTGGTGGTTGTGAACAGTGGGCTCCTGTCCCTGGTCTGCTTCATCCTCTTGCTCCCTTCCTATGCTGTCATGCTGGTCACCATCTGGCATCACTCCTCCAGTGCATCCTCCAAGGCTCTGTCCACAGTCTCTGCTCACATCACTGTGGtcattctcttctttggtcccgcTATCTTTATCTATGCTTTCCCATTTAATAGTTACTCTGTAGCTaagtttctttctgtgttttactCTATAATCACCCCTCTTCTTAATCCAATTGTTTATACTCTGAGGAATCAGGAAATGAAGGCAGCCATTAAGAGACTGAGCAGCCAGCATGTTGGTTCCTGGCTCACCCACTAA